The Chloracidobacterium sp. genome window below encodes:
- a CDS encoding insulinase family protein — protein sequence MRFCLVVLLLLCWLSAPGLALPPGATYRAVQKPKPARLPPSDDRAPTEYAQLFNRRLANGLEVIVYEDHAVPLVTIELACRNGSYTEPPELNGLSHLYEHMFFKANRAVKNQEEYLRAIGELGIIYNGTTQTELVNYYFTTLSRHLPTALRFMRDAALYPAFDEEEFAREKEVVLGEIDRNESNPYHYLSTEMTRRLFAVYTSRKNPLGTRETVAKATTDQMRLIQQRYYIPNNAAVLVAGDVQPEEAFRLVAQYFGDWPRGDDPFEKYPLVEHPPLNKSEGVVVTQPVQTVTFQIGWHGPSIGKDNAATYAADVFSFILRQPNSRFQRALVDSGLTTSVDLIYLTQRNVGPITLTFQTTPDKARAALKAVYAEIAHFADPDYFTDEELAVAKTLLEADDLFSREKVSEHIHSLSFWWASTGLDYFRGYLPTLRKTSRADIQRYLRKYILGQPHVTVALMSPEAQASLKLTEAELIGEPGWAAAGQ from the coding sequence ATGCGTTTCTGCTTGGTCGTCCTGTTGCTCCTGTGTTGGCTGTCCGCGCCGGGATTGGCGTTGCCGCCGGGTGCGACCTACCGGGCTGTTCAGAAGCCCAAGCCTGCGCGCCTTCCGCCGTCCGACGACCGCGCGCCGACCGAATACGCCCAGCTTTTCAACCGCCGCCTCGCCAACGGGCTGGAGGTCATCGTCTATGAAGACCACGCTGTACCGCTGGTGACGATTGAGCTGGCCTGTCGCAACGGCTCTTACACCGAACCGCCTGAACTCAACGGTCTGTCGCACCTTTATGAGCACATGTTCTTCAAGGCTAATCGCGCCGTGAAGAACCAAGAGGAGTACCTGCGCGCCATCGGCGAACTGGGCATCATTTACAACGGTACGACGCAGACGGAATTGGTCAACTACTACTTCACAACGTTGAGCCGCCACCTGCCGACAGCGCTGCGCTTTATGCGCGACGCCGCCCTGTATCCCGCCTTTGATGAAGAAGAGTTCGCCCGTGAAAAAGAAGTCGTCCTTGGCGAGATTGACCGCAACGAATCCAACCCATACCACTACCTCTCAACCGAAATGACCCGCCGGCTGTTCGCTGTGTACACCAGCCGCAAAAATCCACTTGGCACACGCGAAACCGTCGCTAAGGCGACGACCGACCAGATGCGGCTCATTCAACAGCGCTACTACATCCCAAACAACGCGGCGGTGTTGGTGGCGGGCGACGTACAGCCCGAAGAAGCTTTTCGTCTTGTCGCGCAGTATTTCGGCGACTGGCCGCGCGGCGACGACCCCTTCGAGAAGTACCCGCTCGTTGAGCATCCGCCGCTGAACAAAAGCGAAGGCGTCGTCGTGACCCAGCCGGTGCAGACGGTGACGTTTCAGATCGGCTGGCATGGCCCCTCAATTGGCAAGGACAACGCGGCGACCTACGCAGCGGATGTGTTTTCGTTCATTCTGCGGCAGCCGAACTCGCGTTTTCAGCGCGCGCTCGTGGACAGCGGGCTGACGACGAGCGTGGATTTGATCTATCTCACGCAGCGCAACGTCGGGCCGATTACACTGACCTTCCAGACGACGCCGGACAAAGCGCGCGCCGCGCTCAAGGCCGTCTATGCCGAAATCGCGCACTTCGCCGACCCAGACTATTTCACCGATGAAGAACTCGCCGTCGCCAAGACCCTGCTCGAAGCCGACGACTTATTTTCCCGTGAGAAGGTCAGCGAACACATTCACTCGCTGAGTTTCTGGTGGGCTTCGACGGGGCTGGATTACTTCCGTGGGTATCTCCCGACGCTGCGTAAGACCTCGCGGGCGGACATTCAGCGTTATCTGCGCAAGTACATCCTCGGACAGCCGCACGTGACCGTGGCGTTGATGTCGCCGGAGGCGCAGGCAAGCCTGAAACTGACGGAAGCTGAACTGATTGGTGAACCGGGTTGGGCGGCGGCCGGTCAGTAG
- a CDS encoding formylglycine-generating enzyme family protein — protein MKPQRPVLIGWCVLLTCWFAGAACDRDATNPGGAVSVVPRAKSAAPTLDPNNLPKTMAGVAGIELVLIPAGEFTMGDPSGEPDEQPTHRVVISQPFYLGKYEVTQAQWKQIMGSNPSKFVGDDLPVDSVSWKDVQAFIQRLNDAGDPFFYRLPTEAEWEYACRAGTTGKYAGELGASAWYFDNAGGKTHPVGKKAPNAFGLHDMHGNVREWCQDWYDDLYYKKTPVDDPTGPTNGLWRVIRGGSYLANSAACRSAVRYKLDPELRLDSVGFRIAASVR, from the coding sequence ATGAAACCTCAGAGACCGGTTTTGATTGGCTGGTGTGTCCTGTTGACCTGCTGGTTCGCAGGTGCGGCGTGCGACCGCGACGCGACTAATCCGGGCGGCGCTGTGAGTGTCGTTCCACGTGCTAAAAGCGCTGCGCCGACCCTTGACCCCAACAACCTGCCCAAAACAATGGCCGGTGTGGCCGGCATTGAACTCGTCCTAATTCCAGCCGGCGAGTTCACTATGGGTGACCCTAGCGGCGAGCCGGACGAACAGCCTACCCACCGCGTCGTCATTAGCCAACCGTTTTACCTCGGCAAGTACGAGGTCACACAAGCTCAGTGGAAACAAATCATGGGCAGCAACCCCAGCAAGTTTGTCGGCGACGACCTGCCGGTGGACAGTGTTTCTTGGAAGGATGTCCAGGCATTTATTCAGCGTTTGAATGACGCTGGCGACCCGTTTTTTTACCGTCTCCCAACGGAAGCCGAGTGGGAATACGCCTGTCGCGCTGGAACAACCGGTAAGTATGCGGGTGAGCTGGGGGCTTCCGCTTGGTACTTTGACAACGCCGGCGGAAAAACACACCCAGTAGGCAAAAAAGCCCCGAATGCGTTTGGCCTGCATGACATGCACGGCAACGTCCGCGAGTGGTGCCAGGACTGGTACGACGATCTTTACTACAAGAAGACACCGGTGGACGACCCAACAGGGCCGACCAACGGCTTGTGGCGCGTAATTCGGGGCGGCTCGTACCTTGCCAACAGCGCCGCCTGCCGGTCGGCGGTACGATATAAGCTTGACCCGGAACTGAGACTCGACTCCGTTGGGTTTCGGATTGCGGCGAGTGTTCGTTAG
- a CDS encoding thioredoxin family protein — protein MALTPSTMPALGTPAPDFTLPDVTTGQDVSLATFAEFPVLLVMFICRHCPYVKHVQVELAALANEYIPKGVGVVAISSNDISAYPEDSPDMLRAMARELDFHFPYVFDATQEVAKAFQAACTPDFFVYDRARKLVYRGQMDDSRPGNGLPVTGADLRRALDAALAGEPPLPDQKPSVGCNIKWRPGNAPAYA, from the coding sequence ATGGCTCTGACGCCATCCACGATGCCGGCGTTGGGAACGCCGGCCCCGGATTTCACGCTGCCGGATGTCACGACCGGACAGGATGTTTCACTGGCGACCTTCGCCGAGTTTCCCGTGCTGCTGGTCATGTTCATCTGTCGCCACTGCCCTTACGTCAAACATGTCCAAGTTGAACTGGCGGCGTTGGCGAATGAGTACATCCCCAAGGGCGTCGGCGTCGTCGCCATCAGTTCCAATGACATATCGGCCTATCCGGAGGACAGCCCGGACATGTTGCGGGCGATGGCGCGCGAGCTGGATTTTCATTTTCCCTACGTGTTCGACGCCACACAGGAAGTCGCCAAAGCTTTCCAAGCCGCCTGCACGCCGGATTTCTTCGTCTATGACCGCGCGCGGAAACTCGTTTATCGCGGGCAGATGGACGACAGCCGTCCTGGAAATGGTCTCCCTGTCACTGGCGCTGACCTCCGTCGCGCGCTTGACGCTGCGCTAGCTGGCGAGCCGCCTCTACCCGACCAGAAGCCGAGCGTCGGGTGCAACATCAAGTGGCGTCCTGGCAACGCGCCCGCCTACGCCTAA
- the murJ gene encoding murein biosynthesis integral membrane protein MurJ, which produces MRIPTLPKVSASLLVGLGILVSRLSGLVRNKVFAYYFGDSDLAGVYRAAQRIPNVLQNLLGEGALSASFIPAYSRLLAEGRAEDAGRLAGAIFGLLCVAVSVLVALGVALAPWLTQFIAPGFTGETYTLTTRLVRIFFPGVGVLVLSAWCLGVLNSHRRFLLPYAAPAALNLVVIATLLLFGGRPLEQLVVWTTWGAVVGSVVMFAVQLPAVWRAASPLVVSLRLDFAPTREVVRNFLPALMSRGVAQISGYLDNIVASLVSPGAVGVLGYAQDVYMLPVSLFGMAISAAELPALASATGEREAVAAQMRERLTHAARRMSFFVIPSGVAFLALGGSIIGVLYRGGRFDDRAAAAVWLTLAAAAVGLRAATQARLYASGFYALGDTRTPLRYALARVTLGAAGGAAAALYAPGWLGLPRLWGVAGLAAASGAAAWVEFFLLRRALQRVLGPMATDGFELTGLWLCALLAAAGAWAATALVGQSLTQASTARWLVDLGGLALYGTLYLAATVVLGIAPMDLRAGLRRLSGRPTED; this is translated from the coding sequence ATGCGCATCCCGACGCTACCGAAGGTTTCGGCGTCGTTGCTGGTCGGGCTGGGGATTCTCGTCAGTCGGCTGTCAGGACTCGTCCGCAACAAGGTGTTTGCCTACTACTTTGGCGACTCCGACTTGGCCGGCGTTTATCGCGCGGCGCAGCGCATCCCGAACGTTTTGCAGAACCTGCTTGGCGAGGGCGCGTTGTCGGCGTCGTTTATTCCGGCCTACTCGCGCCTGTTGGCCGAAGGTCGCGCGGAAGACGCCGGACGGTTGGCCGGCGCGATTTTCGGCTTGCTCTGCGTCGCGGTGTCAGTGTTGGTGGCACTGGGCGTGGCGCTGGCACCGTGGCTGACGCAGTTCATTGCACCGGGCTTTACGGGCGAAACCTACACGCTGACGACGCGGCTGGTGAGGATTTTCTTTCCGGGCGTCGGCGTTTTGGTGCTGTCGGCGTGGTGCTTGGGCGTACTCAACAGCCACCGGCGGTTTCTGCTGCCCTACGCCGCGCCGGCGGCGCTCAATCTTGTCGTCATCGCTACGCTGCTGCTGTTCGGCGGCCGACCGCTTGAACAGCTTGTCGTTTGGACAACGTGGGGCGCGGTAGTCGGGAGCGTCGTGATGTTCGCCGTACAGCTTCCGGCGGTTTGGCGTGCAGCCTCGCCGTTGGTTGTCTCACTGCGGCTGGATTTCGCCCCGACGCGCGAGGTCGTTCGCAACTTCCTTCCGGCGCTGATGAGTCGCGGCGTCGCGCAAATCAGCGGCTATTTGGACAACATCGTGGCTAGTCTTGTTTCGCCGGGAGCGGTCGGCGTCTTGGGCTATGCGCAGGATGTGTACATGCTGCCGGTCAGTCTGTTCGGCATGGCGATTTCAGCGGCGGAGCTTCCGGCGCTGGCGAGCGCCACAGGGGAGCGCGAAGCGGTCGCCGCACAGATGCGCGAGCGGCTGACCCACGCCGCCCGGCGGATGTCGTTTTTCGTGATTCCCTCCGGCGTCGCGTTTTTGGCGTTGGGCGGAAGCATTATCGGCGTGCTGTATCGCGGCGGACGCTTTGACGACCGGGCGGCGGCGGCGGTCTGGCTGACGCTGGCGGCGGCGGCGGTGGGCTTGCGGGCGGCGACGCAGGCGCGGCTTTACGCTTCCGGCTTCTACGCGCTGGGCGACACGCGGACGCCGCTGCGGTACGCGCTTGCGCGGGTGACGTTGGGGGCGGCGGGTGGGGCGGCGGCGGCGCTGTACGCGCCCGGCTGGCTGGGGCTGCCGCGTCTGTGGGGCGTGGCCGGACTGGCGGCGGCGTCCGGCGCAGCAGCGTGGGTCGAGTTTTTTCTGTTGCGCCGGGCGCTTCAGCGCGTTCTAGGGCCGATGGCGACCGACGGCTTTGAACTGACCGGTCTCTGGCTCTGCGCCTTGCTCGCCGCCGCCGGCGCGTGGGCGGCGACAGCGCTGGTGGGGCAGAGCTTGACTCAAGCGAGTACGGCCCGGTGGTTGGTGGATTTGGGCGGCTTGGCGCTTTACGGCACGCTGTACCTTGCGGCGACGGTCGTCTTAGGGATTGCCCCGATGGACTTGCGCGCCGGGCTGCGTCGTCTCAGCGGTCGCCCGACAGAAGATTGA
- a CDS encoding acetyl-CoA C-acetyltransferase: MPTSVILSAVRLPIGKFQGALKSFTAPALGAKAVRAAIERAGIDAVQVDEVVMGCVLQAGLGQNPARQAALGAGLPPAVAALTINQVCGSGLRAVMLAAQAVQSGDAEYVVAGGMESMTNAPYILPKARGGYRMGHGELLDAMIHDGLWCAFENWHMGCTAEVVAERYHISREAQDAFAAGSQAKAIAAQQAGAFRAEIEPVTIPQRQGDPVVFAEDEGPRADTTVAALAKLKPAFQPNGTVTAGNASTINDGAAAVVVTSEACAKRMGRQPLARIVAQAMSGIEPKLIMMAPVEATRRVLAKAGWKVDDVDLFEFNEAFAAQAIAVTREVGADPAKVNVNGGAIALGHPIGASGARILVTLLYAMQARQVKRGVAALCLGGGNAVALAVERD, encoded by the coding sequence ATGCCTACTTCCGTCATTCTTTCCGCCGTTCGGCTCCCGATTGGAAAATTTCAAGGAGCGCTCAAATCCTTTACTGCGCCGGCGCTGGGCGCAAAAGCTGTCCGCGCTGCCATCGAGCGCGCTGGCATTGACGCCGTTCAAGTCGACGAAGTCGTTATGGGCTGCGTTTTACAAGCTGGGCTGGGACAAAACCCGGCGCGGCAAGCGGCGCTAGGTGCGGGTCTGCCGCCGGCCGTGGCGGCGCTGACGATCAATCAGGTTTGCGGGTCCGGGCTGCGCGCCGTCATGTTAGCGGCGCAGGCTGTTCAGAGTGGCGACGCCGAGTATGTCGTCGCAGGCGGCATGGAGTCCATGACCAACGCCCCATACATCCTTCCCAAAGCCCGCGGAGGCTACCGGATGGGGCACGGCGAACTGCTCGACGCCATGATCCATGACGGTCTGTGGTGCGCTTTCGAAAACTGGCACATGGGCTGTACGGCGGAGGTCGTCGCTGAGCGATACCACATCTCACGCGAGGCGCAGGACGCTTTCGCCGCCGGCTCGCAGGCCAAAGCCATTGCCGCTCAGCAGGCTGGAGCGTTTCGGGCGGAGATTGAACCGGTGACGATTCCGCAGCGGCAAGGCGATCCGGTTGTCTTTGCCGAAGATGAAGGGCCGCGCGCCGACACCACCGTTGCGGCGCTGGCCAAACTTAAGCCGGCTTTTCAGCCCAACGGCACAGTGACGGCCGGCAACGCCTCAACCATCAATGACGGCGCGGCGGCGGTGGTCGTCACTTCTGAGGCCTGCGCTAAACGAATGGGGCGTCAGCCGTTAGCGCGCATCGTCGCGCAGGCAATGAGCGGCATTGAGCCGAAGCTCATTATGATGGCTCCAGTTGAAGCGACTCGGCGCGTCCTTGCTAAAGCCGGCTGGAAGGTGGACGACGTGGATTTGTTCGAGTTCAATGAAGCCTTTGCCGCGCAGGCCATCGCCGTCACGCGGGAAGTTGGAGCCGACCCAGCCAAAGTCAACGTTAACGGCGGCGCGATTGCCCTCGGCCACCCGATTGGCGCCAGCGGCGCGCGTATCCTTGTCACGTTGCTATATGCCATGCAGGCGCGGCAGGTGAAGCGCGGCGTCGCAGCCCTCTGTTTGGGCGGCGGCAACGCTGTCGCGCTAGCCGTCGAACGCGATTGA
- a CDS encoding tetratricopeptide repeat protein, which translates to MNERSLHDEPAPVASSPVRRPRRRAVGLALGLLVVIGATSGYLWLRHSGGVTSQAETTLRRIAATNGLALDGRLADLPDSKQAVVHRSSRANDDAQFQLKATRQNLEQHLVRRPTPDGHRALGRVYLAEGRPLAAFAHLQLALQQSPGDARLHSDCGLALLEVARRTPEAVQEALEAFDEALRLQPDLLEARYNRARALEMAGRRAEALDAWRDYARRDPQSAWGAAARDRIAFLERYQ; encoded by the coding sequence ATGAACGAGCGCAGTCTGCACGATGAACCGGCGCCGGTTGCATCGTCGCCGGTACGGCGTCCGCGCCGCCGGGCGGTCGGGTTAGCGCTGGGGCTGCTGGTCGTCATCGGTGCAACCAGCGGCTACCTGTGGCTTCGGCATTCCGGCGGCGTTACGTCGCAGGCCGAGACGACGCTTCGACGCATTGCCGCCACAAACGGTCTGGCGCTTGACGGGCGGCTGGCCGACTTACCCGATTCCAAGCAGGCGGTGGTACACCGGAGCAGCCGGGCGAACGATGATGCGCAATTTCAACTCAAAGCGACTCGCCAAAACCTCGAACAACACCTCGTGCGCCGGCCGACGCCGGACGGACACCGTGCCCTTGGCCGCGTTTACTTAGCCGAGGGACGCCCTCTCGCAGCGTTTGCGCACCTGCAACTGGCGCTCCAGCAGTCCCCCGGCGACGCCCGCCTGCACAGCGACTGCGGGTTGGCGTTGCTTGAAGTCGCCCGCCGGACGCCTGAAGCGGTGCAGGAAGCGCTGGAAGCGTTTGATGAGGCGCTGCGCCTTCAGCCCGATTTGCTGGAAGCCCGCTACAACCGTGCGCGGGCGCTGGAAATGGCGGGACGGCGCGCCGAGGCGCTGGACGCTTGGCGCGACTATGCCCGGCGCGATCCGCAGTCGGCGTGGGGTGCCGCCGCCCGTGACCGCATCGCTTTCCTTGAGCGTTACCAGTAA
- a CDS encoding riboflavin synthase, with product MFTGIIEEVGRVERLDRRASGGVLAVAAQTVLEGTKRGDSIAVNGVCLTVTSLTATGFTADASEETLRVSNLGALRTGDGVNLERAVAVGARLGGHIVQGHVDAVGRFLSRRPSGNSVTMRFGFPPEIGRYLVHKGSIAVDGVSLTVAALGEDWFEIAVIPTTLDWTTLSRLKPGAAVNLEADVLAKYVERLVSHLSPAAPAPSPLTVERLRALGY from the coding sequence ATGTTTACCGGTATCATCGAGGAAGTCGGCCGCGTCGAGCGGCTTGACCGGCGCGCAAGCGGCGGCGTCTTGGCCGTCGCCGCACAGACCGTGCTTGAAGGGACGAAGCGCGGCGACAGTATCGCCGTCAACGGCGTCTGCCTCACCGTCACGTCGCTGACGGCGACTGGCTTCACGGCCGACGCCTCGGAAGAAACCCTGCGAGTGTCCAACTTGGGCGCGTTGCGGACGGGCGACGGCGTCAATTTGGAGCGTGCGGTGGCTGTCGGCGCGCGCTTGGGCGGTCACATCGTCCAGGGTCACGTGGACGCCGTCGGGCGCTTCCTCTCACGCCGACCCAGCGGCAACTCGGTCACGATGCGCTTCGGTTTTCCACCGGAAATCGGACGCTACTTGGTTCACAAAGGCAGCATCGCCGTGGACGGCGTGAGCCTCACGGTGGCGGCGCTGGGCGAGGATTGGTTTGAAATCGCCGTCATCCCGACGACGCTCGACTGGACAACGCTGTCCCGACTCAAGCCGGGCGCGGCCGTCAACCTTGAAGCTGATGTGCTGGCTAAGTACGTCGAGCGGCTGGTGAGTCACTTGTCGCCCGCAGCCCCTGCGCCGTCGCCCTTGACGGTGGAGCGCCTGCGCGCGTTGGGCTACTGA
- a CDS encoding ABC transporter ATP-binding protein/permease — protein MTLSTPTASLASTRAVSQTTQATTHPLTPPPTPWRRLMGFCAPYRWSFALGGAFILASAYVNLWSPQVIRTAVDDLRAGVTREKVARYALLVIGIAAVRGLFLFWQRRILINRSRDIEYDLRNAFYAHLQQQPPAFFHRQRIGDLMSRATNDIGAVRMLIGPAVLYGLNTLFTVALILPAMLAVNVTLTAFALMTLPLAAAATKYFGARIHERSEQIQEYFGLVTAKAQENFSGVRVVRAFAQEAAEEAAFDAMNREFVRRNLQLVRLSALFRPVLDILFGLGPAIVLWYGGRLVLRGELTLGQFVEFNLYLTMLVWPMIALGWVVNLTQRGLASMGRLSKILDEAPAIHDATAVSQLPPIEGDIEFRGLTFTYPSPDAAPRPPALRDVSLRIPRGTTLAVIGPTGAGKSTLANLIPRLLDAPPGTLFIDGRPIHDYPLHQLRAAIGYAQQESFLFSDTIAANIAFGVEQASPEAIVQAAEQAGLREDVERFPKGFETVVGERGITLSGGQKQRTALARALLRNPKILILDDALSAVDADTEARILGHLREVMRGRTTILIAHRISTVKDADHIVFLEDGRIVEQGTHAQLLALGGRYAALYERQKLEAELAAL, from the coding sequence ATGACGCTTTCCACACCGACCGCTTCGCTCGCCTCAACGCGCGCCGTCTCACAAACAACCCAAGCAACCACGCACCCACTGACGCCACCGCCGACGCCATGGCGCCGACTGATGGGGTTTTGCGCGCCCTACCGGTGGAGCTTCGCGCTGGGCGGCGCGTTCATTTTGGCGAGCGCCTACGTCAATCTTTGGTCGCCGCAGGTCATTCGGACGGCCGTAGACGACCTTCGCGCCGGCGTCACGCGGGAAAAAGTGGCGCGTTACGCGCTGCTGGTCATCGGGATTGCGGCGGTACGGGGGCTGTTTTTGTTCTGGCAGCGGCGCATTCTCATTAATCGTTCGCGGGATATTGAGTACGACCTGCGCAACGCCTTTTACGCGCACCTGCAACAGCAGCCGCCGGCGTTCTTTCATCGCCAGCGGATTGGCGATCTGATGTCGCGCGCGACGAACGACATCGGCGCAGTACGCATGCTGATTGGGCCGGCGGTACTCTACGGCCTCAACACGCTGTTTACTGTGGCGTTGATTTTACCGGCAATGCTCGCCGTCAACGTTACGCTCACGGCCTTCGCCCTGATGACTCTGCCGCTGGCGGCGGCGGCGACCAAGTACTTCGGCGCGCGCATCCACGAGCGTTCGGAGCAGATTCAGGAATACTTTGGTTTAGTCACGGCCAAGGCGCAGGAAAACTTTTCGGGCGTGCGCGTGGTGCGCGCCTTCGCGCAGGAAGCCGCCGAAGAAGCCGCCTTTGACGCCATGAACCGCGAGTTTGTCCGGCGTAACCTGCAACTGGTCAGATTATCGGCGCTTTTTCGTCCCGTGCTGGACATCTTGTTCGGACTTGGGCCGGCGATTGTCCTGTGGTACGGCGGGCGGCTTGTCCTGCGCGGCGAACTGACGCTGGGGCAATTCGTGGAGTTCAACCTCTATCTGACGATGCTGGTCTGGCCGATGATTGCGCTGGGGTGGGTCGTCAACCTGACGCAGCGCGGACTGGCGAGCATGGGACGGCTTTCCAAAATCCTTGACGAAGCGCCGGCCATCCACGACGCGACGGCCGTCTCGCAGTTGCCGCCCATCGAAGGCGACATTGAGTTTCGGGGCTTAACCTTCACTTACCCCAGCCCGGACGCAGCGCCGCGTCCACCGGCGTTGCGCGATGTTTCGCTTAGGATTCCACGCGGGACGACGCTGGCCGTGATTGGCCCGACGGGCGCGGGTAAGAGTACGCTGGCGAATCTCATCCCGCGTTTGCTTGACGCGCCGCCGGGGACGCTTTTCATTGACGGTCGTCCCATTCACGACTACCCGCTGCATCAACTCCGGGCCGCCATCGGCTATGCGCAGCAGGAAAGTTTTCTCTTCAGCGACACCATCGCCGCCAACATCGCTTTCGGCGTCGAACAAGCGTCGCCGGAAGCCATCGTGCAGGCGGCTGAGCAGGCCGGACTGCGCGAGGATGTGGAGCGATTTCCGAAAGGCTTTGAAACCGTCGTTGGCGAGCGCGGCATTACGCTTTCCGGCGGACAAAAGCAGCGGACGGCGCTGGCCCGCGCGCTGCTGCGCAATCCGAAAATCCTGATTCTCGACGATGCGCTGTCGGCGGTGGATGCCGATACGGAGGCGCGCATTCTGGGGCATTTGCGGGAAGTCATGCGCGGAAGGACAACCATCCTCATCGCCCATCGGATTTCGACCGTCAAGGACGCCGACCACATTGTGTTTCTCGAAGACGGACGGATTGTCGAGCAGGGAACGCACGCGCAGCTGCTCGCGCTGGGCGGGCGGTACGCGGCGCTCTACGAGCGGCAGAAGCTGGAAGCCGAACTTGCCGCGCTCTGA